The genomic stretch gggttctgtTTAGCTTCTGTAAATCTCTGCAGTCTGTGGAAACTATGaagttatatttttgtttaggTGATGAAGTGGTTTTAATGGCCTTAATTCTGGAAAGATGCGCTTTTGGATGTGTTTAGCTGATGATTTCTCACAAACTTATTGTTGGTTTCGTTTTATTGTTAACTTGCTGGAATTGCCATGGCCATTGTAATTGTTCTTTCAAGGGGTAAATTTTCATGAAAGCGCCATTAGTATGTGAGACTCATTGAAAAGAAATTATTCGAGACTTTGATGAACGAACTTCTATTCACCTATACTcgtcagaaaaagaaaagcctTTTTGGCTAACGCcttctttctttgctttttgctttttacccaaaaaagtataaacataaacaaacaactTTAAACACAAGATACtcacaaaaaactcaaaattacttttgaCTTGGTCACATCTTTTTCAacggaaaaaaaagaagaaaaaaggcaCATTCTAAGAAACGTTATCAAATGTTTTCAACCGTAGTGGATGTAAACAAGTCTCAGCAAGCCACAGAAAGAAGCATGAACAAGTCTCACTGGCCTGTGCTTGAAAAATAAAGGCAACGTACCTATTGATATTTTGTATGAGAAAATGCCGACTGAATTTAAGGATAGCTTTTCAAGGTAGTGTTCTTCATTTAATAGGCATCAGCATACATGATAAGCTCCGTGCTTTTCATTGGCACCGACGCAGGGTGTCAAAATATCATAGTGTTTTGGACTTGGGTTAGGTGCAGTGAGATGGGTGGGGCTGTAGTagatccttttctttttctcctcttcaGTTCTTTCTGGTCTAGAAGTTTGGTCAATCTAGAGACTTGTAGCTTATCATTTCTGGCATAAAATAGAAAACTCACCTTATTCTCTTTCCTCACAAACTACTGTATGTATTTGCATACCGTTGTTTGTATTTGCCTTTTGAAGGGCTCAGTGATACTTATCCTAATTGATTTCGAATATATGAATGTTATCATTCCAGGGAACCTGTTTTCATCGTGTTATTAAAAGCTTTATGGTGCAAGGTGGAGATACCTCTGCTCGTGATGGCAGTGGGGGAGAATCTATCTATGGCTTGAAATTTGAAGATGAGAATTTTGAAGTAAAGCATGAAAGGAAAGGAATGTTATCTATGGCTAATTCCGGTCCTAACACAAATGGGTCTCAGTTTTTCATCACGACAACTCGCACTTCTCATCTAGATGGAAAACATGTTGTGTTTGGGAAGGTAGTTAAAGGAATGGGAGTGGTGCGATCAATTGAGCATGTTACAACTGATGGTGACAGTCCTACTGCTGATGTCTTAATTGTGGACTGTGGTGAAACTCTTGACGGGGCAGATGATGGAATATCTAATTTTTTCAAAGATGGTGATACTTATCCTGATTGGCCAGCTGACCTTGACGAGAGTCCAAATGAGCTCTCCTGGTGGATGAATGCTGTTGATTCTGTAAAGTCTTTTGGCAATGAGCATTACAAGGTAGGGGTTGTCGGTTGCACTTCAGgttaatgatttattttataatatttgagAGAGACTTCTAGTTGAAATATAAATCCTCAAGATAGGAAGGGAATTTGGTAAAACCAGTTTTTGGTAGTGGCGTTCAGTggcttcatttttttaattttttttttgttaaaaatatttccTGCGTTTTACAACATGCTATGAATTACTGACTACAGAAACAAGACTATAAGATGGCTCTTAGAAAGTATCGGAAGGCTTTACGCTATCTGGATATCTGCTGGGAGAAAGATGGAATTGATGAAGGTGAGCTATCACTTTTCTCATGGAGTTTATTTATGCATTGAGGAGGATCTAAGAAGTTAGCACTTACACATGCCTCAATTTTGATTCTACGCTTTCTTTCTTGTGACTGCAGAGAAGTGTTCGAGTTTGAGAAAGACAAAGTCACAGATTTTCACTAACAGCTCTGTAAGTCATATTCTCAGTCCTTTATTTGCAAGCAGCATGTTCAAAAAGTTGTCTTGAAAAGATAAATGTCCATATCAGAAATCTCTTtctattaatttgatttttgagtttggGGTGGGTTAGCATCTAGACACATCTTCGATTGattatttgataataataagaatgtgtgtgatatatattcattatatatataaattggtcTTCGCAACTTGAAGTTTTCCTTTTGATGATATATCCCTACATTTGGTAGCATATCAGTCCTTTAATCCTTTCTCTGTCAAGGCCCATATGGGTTTATGTACTATTCTTAAATGTTTCCTTGTATCATTCAATATCCAAAGCTGCTTTTGTCTATTTAACAGTTGATGCGGTATATTGCTTTAGGCTTGTAAGTTGAAATTAGGGGATCTGAAAGGAGCTTTGTTAGACACGGAATTTGCAATGCGTGATGGAGATGACAATGTGAAAGCTTTGTTCCGCCAAGGTCAGGTTGGTATCTTCCTCCAGTAAGGGTTTCTATTACTAGACGGGTGAGAACTTTTAGAAATACTCGGTCTGAGCTACTCTGTCATGGAAAAAGTTTGCTCAGATGCTTATTCCATGCTTTCATCTTTGTAAATCTTATGTTCTGCTATTGTTTTTTCCCCCATGTTTCCTCATTTGAATTATTTGAGTTTGCATAATTGTGTtctgaaataattttttttttttttatcatctgTCTATAACCACCTAAAATGTCCAAACAATGCATCATTTTGAAGTGGAGGTTTTTGATTTCAAATATCTTGTTTGTGCGGCCATAACTTTGTTAGGAATCTCTTAAGTTTTGTCTTAATTATACTTTACAGCCTTCAATCCCAAGGCTGGCTTGCATATCTTTGcaaatatattacattttttcttattttaggaATAATGGTCCTCCTGATGTATCAGGCATACATGGCACTTAATGACATTGATGCTGCTGTTGAAAGCTTCAAGAAGGCATCGGATTTGGAGCCAAATGATGGTTAGTGACTCAGGCTTCGTCATAATCATTTTTTTGGCCAGACACCATACACTTATGCTGGGTGATTTCCTCTTTAGATGTTTGACTCTGAAGTTCAATTAAGAACTATATAGATCTTATATATGCAGTATTTTATATTGTTTGTGAACTGAAAATTTACACTATTGTGTTTGAAATTTCTGCCTTCCACATTAAAACCCGAAAAGTGTCAAACATAAAGTTGTTTTGATTTGTGAAAGGAGATGAAGGATGAATAAATAGTCAAATTACATATGTTTCTTCGGGAATTCAAAGTTAGGCCTCATGTACTTCATTGTTGAAACTTGCTGAAAGCCCTACTTTATAatggttgtttttctttttccccagCTGGAATAAAGAAAGAGCTTGCTGCTGCTAAGAAGAAGGTTGGTTCAAAGCAAATTGTATCTTTATATAATGGCAATAGAGTTTTGAGATGGATTGGGTTATGAATACATATTATTGTTTCAGATTGCCGATCGACGTGATCTGGAGAGAAAGGCATACAGCAAGATGTTCCAATAGCAGATTGGCATTCAACTGGTGTGTTAGACTTCTTAAaatatctttcttttattgtttgttattACTTTGAAACATAGGCTTCCTGCAGGTTTTTCAATTGCTACCTTTTTACTTTGAGTTGTGCTGCttgtatatttttgttgtatttcttcCTAATGAGCTTAATCCTTTCACTTTTCAGGTTTTGCTAGGGATCCGAGGAAAATAACCAGATCCTTCACACCAAATACAATTGTACAAAATTGAGGATTGAGAAAATTCTTAGATTTTTCTTGTCAGGGAGTGTTGCCGTTATACTTTAGAACTGGCCAACACTGATGAACTATTCCTTGATAAAAATTTGATCCGAACAATTTTGTTTACAATAACTTTGGACCTAAATTTTCAACCATGATCATCTTCTTAATGCTGAAGTGCCAATCCAAAAGAAGGGATGTAACCTTCGTCTCCTGTTGGCCTTTTAGGTAAGTTTGTGGCCTTTTAGTTGGAATATTGAGATGATTATTGGCTTTCTTTATAGCTGTATGATGCACTAAAGGTCTCGCCAAAGGTGGGAAGCTGTTTATGATGAACTCTAAAATTTTTCTAGCCTTGCCTAAGTTTTGCAACACGAACTCAATGTAAAATTAGCAAGTTAGGGTTtatgggtttagggtttagggtttaggccAACAATTATTGATACGACTTGCGAATTTAACActaatttcacttgaaattagcAGGTTAGCGTTGAAAGGTCTGACATGTTCaattaaatgagtcgagttaaggtttatctatatattttatacTCACTACACGACTCAAAACAAACACAAGAACGACCTGAAACCAAAACAAGAACATGATTTGTGACTCCTAACCTTAACTTAAGAAACATATTTGACTTTGGTACTTCAATCATCATTAGAGTCCAGTTTCTTATATCTCCAAAAAGAGTTTGGGAGTGATACTTGATGTTACATTTTACTTGATGTTACATTTTATGTGCAACATTTATGGACTAAGTTTCGTTGGCATCTTTAGCATAAATGGGTTGCGGGGAAAGAAAACAGGGCCTTGTGTGGCAAATTGATTTCTATTTTTGTGGCAAATCgatttctgtttttgtttctaaaaataaacaattctcTGTTGTGTTTTTTAGCGAAAAAAAGCATTTGGCTGAAAACAATTTCTGAAAATTTGCAACAACCCCATTTTAccaaaaccagaaaaaaaaaaaaaaagaaaagaaaagaagctaaATCTGACCAAAACCAATCAAAATGCTATGTGTATACACTGGAATGGAACCCAGcaaaatatataagagaaagaaaTTACTATGAAAGTAAAGCAAGTAGGGTTTTGTAAACAAACATGACTAGCCATGAATATACTCGGACTCATAGCTCGATTGTTAAACTGAATGTTCGTGAATACAAAATTAGGTTCGATGTTAGACAATACGTACTCGTATGAACTTGGCTCGactcatatatatttattaatatgtatatattaataaaaataacttatatagtatattagttattaagtaacaatagttcatatatatatatatatatagtttttgccAGGTCTTAAGTGAAAACAAAAGATGAATTAAAAGACTTGTGCAGAAAATATTGATGTCACAAGTTAATCAGTTTGATGATCAAGTTCAAGTGTCACCAACCTCTTCAACCTCATCATCCACAAGTCATCATAAAAAGGCTAAGATCAATCCATATCTCAGTTCAATTTACCAGGATTTCCAAGATCCTTGTGATCTTGGTGAAATGtgaaatttcaaaagaaaagacgAAAGAAAACAGTGCTTAACAAATTACCATGTGAAGTCTTAGAACCATGTgaaaatttaagaagaaaagaCGAAAATAAAAATGCCTAACAAGTTACTATGAGAAGTTTCAATTCTACCATGTAAAAGTTTAGAAGAAAGGACAAAGAAACAGTGCCTGATAAGTTGAAGTTTCGGATTCATGTGAAGTTTTagatttaaaagttaaaagtaaaTAGTTTCACCATGACAAGTAACTATTGATAAACAATATCATCACATAAAgacaagttttcttttttatttaaggaaGCTCTCAGTCTCTGAATCATCgccaaaaatacttttcaaaaggTTTCTTAGATATTTTTCATGTATCTGACTCATGTTATTCTCCAGCATTTCAGAGTCAATTACTTTGTAATTAGTAACTACtttattgaattcaaatttgaagtttATTATCATGTCGTCAATTTCAATATCTAGTTTATATTTTCATGAACAAATATCTTACATGTTTTCATGTTTCAATTATCTTTCCCATTCCTCATGTTGtcagagcatatatatatatatatacgtgtgtatatataaaagTATACTAAATAATTTATGGTGTTATTGGTGtatgttttataatattatcATTTATGTCATAAGCATACTAATATTTACATAAGtatgtaaaatttttaaatataatatattatatatatataagtatataacatataattatatgtataataatataagtaaataacaatatttataatatttctctcatgtaggaagaaaaacaaagaaaactaacGAAAACATCGAAAACTGTTTTCAGAAACATGTACAAGTAGTTTACAGATTTTAGTTTTCAGAAAAATATAGGTCCCATTTTATCCATGAGACCTCTGACATACAGAAAATATTAGAATGCTTGAAACATTAATAAGGATACATCATGACAGcctctcaaaaagaaaaaaaaaaaaacccaacgaaaaatgggccaacaaaatttttgggcacATAATAGTATGGCTTTAGAAGGAACAATGTAGTTTTAAAGCAAGGGTTACAAGTTGTAGTCATCAAGCCCCAGATCCCTCAGTGCATCACTTGCAGCATCCTTACAGCTCTCATGGCTTTGCTTGGCTTTCCTTATATACTTCTCAACACCATTACTAAGGAGAAGAGTTCTGTTCAATGAAAAAGTTTGTTCCACAGATTATGGTTTCATTAAGGTCGAAATCTACTACATCGAGCAGTATGATACATCAAGACCattgaaataaatgaaaaaaaaaaaacgggacAAAGTGCCTCATATAGTGTATACCGTATAATTAAGGAGACTTACCTGTTCTCTGCGTTCCTAACTGCAAGATTCCTGATCATGAGGCATGAGTTTTTTTGCATTTGTTGTGCCGCAGGGAACTTCTCCATGGCTTGAATAGCAAGGTCCCCTGCCCCAGCTTCAATGGCACGGGCTGCATTTTCTGGTGATCTCAAGGACAGTACAGAAATAGTAGACATTACCTGTACCATAATGAAGATTTAGTTAATAACACAATCTCTGTAAATGCAGTATACAACAAAAGCAAATGTTCAATCAGACCGGATAACACAGTTAATAGGAAATTATCACAAGTGATGTCCACAAGCAACCAATCATGCATATAATTTCGGGTACAAACTTTggcaaataaataatattcttTGAACCATGCAATGCCAAGTAAGTTGGTTGCTTTTAGGAAGGCCAAAAAACTAATACCCAATCAGACCGGATTAAATGAACAGAAAGATTTACTCCAGTTAGGGCAAGAAGTTGGTTACAGGCGTTATAATTATGCAGCCATTTGGAGAAGACTAGCAGGTTCCCTACCTCTTGCAAGATAGAAGGGTCATCAGAAAATCTGGCACAGAGTTTGATTAGCCTATCCATACCTCCCTTCTCAACAATGGCAGTCTTGTTTGCATCACTTCCTGCCAACTAATCGAAATAAAACACATAAGAGGAGTTTAAACAAGCAGTGATATGCTTGCAATAGTTAAAGCAACACACGTTTCAAACCAAGTAGAGGCTACTTGGGCCTATCAGTCACACAGATAGGAAGTTGTCCACCACGCAAGAGACTTCGTGATTAGTAAATCAAATTTACATCGCAATGGAGTGCAGAATATGTGCGGAAAGTACACTTCAGTTAGAACGCCAGAAAAAGTGGGATGAATGAATTCAAAAATGTATTCTGAGTACAACAATATCcaaaactaaattttattttactcttttgACATCCCAAACAAATTCCTACCCTATATGAATCAAGAACTGATTCTTAACAAGCAATGCAATAGATATATCAACAACATACATACTTCATTGTATTGGAGGCCCATGCAAGAGAATTACATTCGGTTCATTGTATTAAGCCCATGCAAAAGACCAGAGAAAAAATCCCATGTAATAGAATTACATTCTctacaattaaatattttcccAAAAAGTTACTTTCAAGTTGCCTAGGAGTTGCAGGTAGAAGTCCAATACACAATCTTATTAATGTTTAACATCCAAGTTACCCACTTTAAACTTATCTCTTACCTACATTACTTGGGTAAGAGAACATAGTCAAGCACTTGCAAGTATATGGTGCAAACATAATATTATGCGGTACAACCACAAAGGAAGCAGAGTTGAAACCAGAAATGTTCCACCAGACTTTTTGTGCTAGTTTTGACAACGTGCTtgcaataaagaaagaaagctttAAATCTCTTAAAATAATGATCCAATCATACCTTGGATAACAAAGAACAGCAAGCTCTAGCAACAATCTTGTTGCCTTGTTCACCACTGTCATCAATACATCGAAGAACTGCATCAATACCACCATTTTCTGCAATGGATTTACATATTTCATCCTGCACTAAGAAAATCTTAAGAGTTAATGATAAACCCAATAAGCAGATACTATCTAGTACAAATATTTAGGTTCTTATCAGTACTAGTTAGTTGCTgacaaagattaaaaaaaaaaaaaaaaaaaaaaaaaacagaacttCACATAATGAATTGCTGGTATCAATTTCATATTTGCAACTCAAAAATCTTGTACACTATTATTGATTCAAAGCCATAAGAAAACCATAACAAAGTAACATTTTTTGGCTGTTGATAGGCAGACACAACTCTTGCATCTGCATGGGGATTAAAATACCATTGGCTATTTGATTGAGATACCATTGGCATCTTGTCCAATTTGGATAAACTTACATTGACGGTAATGGCCTTTAAAGCGATGCTTGCCGAAACTAGACCAGGTGAGCTAATTCCTGCATGTAGTGAGTCCACTAGAGCTCCTGCAACTCCAATTTTTGCAAAATTTCGTGCATAACCATAAACCTGGCATTTGCATACATCACAAAGTTGCTTTAAGGAACACTTGGCActtttgttataaaatgagACCAGTTGAATGCAAAAGCAAGTATAACCAAAAAAGCAAGCTTTCTTAGTTTGTAGCTGGGACTCAAAAGAATAACACCCGCCTTTGAAGTCTAACCTCGCACAAGTTTTACGGATGACAAGAAAAGGAAATTCACCTTTAAATGTGTTATCAATCAATTTGTTAATGGCCAGATTTGACGACCCATGGGATTAACTCACTCAATTGGTTATGTTAGATCATCATCTTGAATGTGGCCAATTCTTGAGCTAAGCCAATGACAGCAACTTCTACTAAAAACTTTAAGTGGGGGATTacataaataagaaaaatgatcCCGTCTCTACATCTACTACATGTTTAATTTTCAGGAGTCATTGCATTGCGCAAAAGTTAGATATGCATTTTCATGAGTAATTTACTTACTTGAGAAGCCACAACACGATTATCATCTGGTGTTAACAGAATACGTATGGTATCATACAAGCTATAGATGCTGCCTTTACTCAGCCCACTTGGATCACTCAGTATTCGCATGATAAGCTCGGCAATTTTCAACTCCATGAATGACTCTTTGAGAACCTCATTACCAGTTGAGGCTGCCGCAACAACCGCAAAACCATTATTCAGGATGTCTAAATTTTGACTGTAATCATTCAGTATGCCCACCACAGTCGTCGGTCCACCACTAGTCCGAAATGTTTCTGTACTCTGAAGATCTGCAAATAACAAGGATAGATAGGACAGAAAGCCAATTAGCAAAATACATTATCTTCTCTTTAAGATATACGACACATAAGACAGAAAAACAAATCTCACTTCTTAACATAATCAGTATGGCATTGATGCTTGACCCACTGGCTTATGCACATTCACATACATCACTATGTAAAGCTTTGTCTACTAAAACTTCCAAACTGAGAGTATTTAAACCCAACCATGCCACAAGTTATAAAATTAATGTATCAAAAATCACAATCCTACTTCTTATAGATAATTTACAAGCTATACACAATgaagtaaccaaaaaaaaaaaaaaactcaaaacaattatTTCTGCATTCACTGCTATCCAAACTTCTTTTCTGTTTTggcatttttgcattttatctTGCTTGTCCCACTTCTTAATTAACCTAACTGTTGACTTTCCTTCTTAATTCTGAAAATCCACAGATTTCACTAAAGCCAGCtcaatcaccaaaacaaaaatgtgGGTATCATACATTTCGagataataaacaaaaagaagaatacCCACTAAAAATTACCACATAACTATCTTATGCTCCTATCTGTACACACTAACTCCCCCAACATCTTTCCGATATCATCTTCAACAATGATAATCATAACGAACCAATCATCACAAAGTTTATATTACTACCAATCTgaaacaacaagaaaaacaagCTATAACGAACGAAGAAACTAAATGCATTAAATAAAAACTGTTATACCAAGAAGAAGTGACGCCAATGTCTTCAAAGCTGAAACAAGAACCTGCTCGCACCCATTTCGAATCTTCGAACATATAGAACAAAGCAACTCCACACCGCCATTCCTTGTCGCTATGGCCACATTCCCTGATCCTTGGACAACACACAGCTCCGTAAGCTTTTCAAGCAATTCCACAATTTCATCCAAATATTTTTTGCTAATTTGATCCTTTAAATCAGAATCCAACTGCTTCAACCTATCCACACACTGTATCACAGGGTTTTCCTTCACATCACCCTCTCCTGGAACGCAAGTGACGATCCCTGCAACACATACATACAATTATGggaaaaatttaattacttgaGGATCTATTTGGCTGCCGAGAAAATGCGGGAGAAACGAAAAGAGATtaagattttttgaaattattatcgACAGAGTTGCTTTTAGTGCTTAATTTGAAGAGAATgccatttcattttctttctgatTTTCCCACACTCTCTCGGAAATCAAACGGAGGGTAGCTTGAAAATAGGGATTTTGAGAGATTGGACCGGAGAGATCGACGCCCTGGAGAGATAGGGTTTGGATGGCGTCCTGGAGAGCCTCGGTGGGGTCCATCCCGAGATCGTCCATGTTTTCCTTGACCAGATCGTCGAATGCCTCCTGCGAGATCGTGCGCCCAGCCTTCGCCGTCATCTTCGGTGGGCCCATCTGCGCGACGATCCGTCCGACCGAGCAGGGTTGGAGAATGGAGATGGAGACAGAGAGTTACCAGAAGACAGAAGGTAACTGCTCTTCTTCGATTTGAAATTTGGAatggaaaaatgagaaagaagtaaatttttagagaaaaacgACTTGCAGTTCGAAGGCAAATACTAGAAAGTAGAGAGTTCTATTTGGTAAATGTTATATACcgccaaaataaggaaaatgctttatttccttttttgagttttttttctttttctcatttttctatttttttaaaataatcattagaTTGTGGGTCATATGAGTCCCACATGTAGATTCCATatattcaatggtaattttaagaaataGGAGCGTGAGAGCAGAATAAGGGGAAATGTATAGCACTTCTCGCCAAATAATTGCGATGACCTAACCGAAgaaattagtttaaaaaaaagtacatatactctcttcaaactatcattttattgtcaatgtccccctcaaactactaattGTCTCAATCTTTcccctaaactaccaacaaaTGTCAATATTCTCTCCCAACTATCAATTGTGGCATAGTAGTGCTATAAATCTTCTTAGAGTCCTCATAGAATCATTACAAATGTAATGTAGCTTTTAAATcaccgttaaatttgagatgtgatttattgactattagtaattttaaaaggcatatTACATTTGGGATGACTTTAAGAAAATTCTtgaaagacttataacattactcattatgTCAATCTCAtccctaaactaccaacaaaTGTTAATATCTTCTTAAgaccaacaaaaagacaaaaatgacaataaaaaagtttcaatataacaaaaatatctttataaattaggaaaaaaaaaagttaaaaataaaattttaattttaaaaaaataataattttttataaaaacattcttttaattttttttcctttatatatatatatatatataataaaataatttttttttaaaaaaaactatccttataaattggattttcgtgttttttaattttaagttttttctaaatttaattttttttttttaaatccatataaattggattttattttatttctatattttttaatttatagtttatagtttatagttttttttttttaaaaaaaaacaattagaagagttttttaatttcatgtagagtatttttgttttaggggaGACATTGACATTTTATTGGTAGTTTAGGTGAGACATTGGcacaattggtagtttggggtGGACATTGACAATAAGGTGATA from Corylus avellana chromosome ca1, CavTom2PMs-1.0 encodes the following:
- the LOC132175752 gene encoding uncharacterized protein LOC132175752, with product MGPPKMTAKAGRTISQEAFDDLVKENMDDLGMDPTEALQDAIQTLSLQGVDLSGIVTCVPGEGDVKENPVIQCVDRLKQLDSDLKDQISKKYLDEIVELLEKLTELCVVQGSGNVAIATRNGGVELLCSICSKIRNGCEQVLVSALKTLASLLLDLQSTETFRTSGGPTTVVGILNDYSQNLDILNNGFAVVAAASTGNEVLKESFMELKIAELIMRILSDPSGLSKGSIYSLYDTIRILLTPDDNRVVASQVYGYARNFAKIGVAGALVDSLHAGISSPGLVSASIALKAITVNDEICKSIAENGGIDAVLRCIDDSGEQGNKIVARACCSLLSKLAGSDANKTAIVEKGGMDRLIKLCARFSDDPSILQEVMSTISVLSLRSPENAARAIEAGAGDLAIQAMEKFPAAQQMQKNSCLMIRNLAVRNAENRTLLLSNGVEKYIRKAKQSHESCKDAASDALRDLGLDDYNL
- the LOC132175760 gene encoding peptidyl-prolyl cis-trans isomerase CYP40; translation: MGRPRCYLDISIGGELEGRIVVELFNDVVPKTAENFRALCTGEKGIGPNTGVPLHYKGTCFHRVIKSFMVQGGDTSARDGSGGESIYGLKFEDENFEVKHERKGMLSMANSGPNTNGSQFFITTTRTSHLDGKHVVFGKVVKGMGVVRSIEHVTTDGDSPTADVLIVDCGETLDGADDGISNFFKDGDTYPDWPADLDESPNELSWWMNAVDSVKSFGNEHYKKQDYKMALRKYRKALRYLDICWEKDGIDEEKCSSLRKTKSQIFTNSSACKLKLGDLKGALLDTEFAMRDGDDNVKALFRQGQAYMALNDIDAAVESFKKASDLEPNDAGIKKELAAAKKKIADRRDLERKAYSKMFQ